The Salinivibrio kushneri genomic interval TAACGTACCGCCACTTTGGCAATATCTAATCCGTGTACCGACCATTGTTGCGCTGCGGTTTGATCGGCAATTGCGTGGGTGTAATAACCTTCGCCACAGCCCACGTCTAAGATGGTTTTGTGCTCGCCATCGAGCGCTTGGGTGAGGGCGTCAATCATCGCTTGGCGCATGGGGGCATAATGACCGGCATTTAAAAACGCCCGACGGGCTTGGGTCATGGCTTTATTATCGCCCGGATCTTTAGAGCGCTTAAATTGTACCGGAAGCAGATTGAGGTAGCCTTCTTTGGCGCGGTCAAATTGGTGATTGTTAGCGCAATAGGCGCCACGTGACCTAGCTTGCAGGGGCTGTTGGCACAGCGGGCATCGATAAATCATGGTTGTTCGGTGTGTTAGCGTGAATGGGCTTAAGGGTACGGGCTTGCGAGGCGTTCGACAAGCGCGGCGCGAGCAAATTAAACAGCCGCCTGGTGGGCGGCTGGCAATAAAGAGGGTTGCTTGCTCTGGTTTAGGCGGCGAGGATCTGCTCAATCTCGGTTAAGCTTAAGTGGAATTGGCGCGGGCACTCACGCCACACGTTCAGCATGCGACGGTACTTTTCCAGCATGGGCATTTGGCTGTTAAAGCGGTGCTCGCCTTGATCAAATTGCGGATAGAGCCCCTCTGTATCGACAAGAAAGCGGACATAATGCACTAAAGCACCTTCAGTGGCGGCGTCAAAGCCCCAGAACTGCACGCGACGTGGTGATAAGGCGGCTTGGTTGGCGTCGTCCAGAAGGTTGTAAGAGGCCTGTATCGCATGGTGCATTTCCATGATATCGATGATCTCACGGCATTGGGTTTCACATAACGCCTCGAACTGGCTGATCACTTCCGCCATTTGCAAGCCGTAACCGCGCTCAATAATGGTTTGTAAGCGGCGATACTTTTCGCTATTAGAGGGATCGAGGTGGCACATTAATTGGTATTGATTAGATAAAATCAGACGTTGTGCAGGGGTCATATCCATCGCGGTTGGCCTCTTAACTTTCAAATGTACAATAGTCGTTCATCAATTGATGAGGGAATAAATAAAGACTACCACCTCAATGAGGGGGAAATCTTGATCTGAGCTATGTCCGTAGCACGTTTATCACCCGCTAGTGGTTGTGTCAGTCAAAGGTATAAAAGGTCAGTGACTAGGGATTGAATATGTTTGAGTTCGCCGAAATGAGCGGTTGGCAATGGGGCGGCTGGTTATTGTGGGCAGCGGTGCTGTATCGGACCTACCCACCAGAGTTTTTCGCTAAGCTGCGCCAGGAAACCGGGTATCAGCATTTGGCGTTTTCCTCCGCGGTGGTGTTGTTTGCGCTGTGGGCGCTCCAAGCGGGGATCAAAGAAGGCCTGGATATCCACTTTTTAGGCGTGACCACCTTAGCCTTGTGTCACGGCTGGCGCATTGCCATTTGGATTGCCACTGTGCCATTGGCGTTGATGGCGGTGTTTGGTTTTGTTCCCGTTGCTGATGTGGGCATGACCGCATTGACCACGGCCGTGCTACCTATCACCTTTAGTTATGGCATTTTCGCGCTCAGTTACCACTATTTAACCCGGCATTTGTTTATTTACATCTTTATCGCTGCATTTATCGGCGCGGCGCTCACGATAGTGTTCCAGCTGTCAGTGACCTCGTTGTGGTATTGGTTAGCCGATAGGCACAGCTGGCAAGAGATTGTGCATAACTACCTGCAAATTGCGCTACTGATGTGGTTCCCTGAGGCGCTATTAAACGGTATGGCAGTGACGGTGATGGCGGTGTACCGCCCGCATTGGTTGCGTACCTTTTATGACCGTGAGTATTTATCGCCAGAGCGTTGATGGCAAAGCCTTAGGCGTTTACAGGGTATATCGATTAAATTTTCTTATTGAGACGAACAAAAAAGTTCGCTGTATTTATTCTGGATAATGGTACATATTTGCGGCCCCGGCCGTCCGTGCCACTTATCTGAGAATTGAACAAACTGTCATGAACAATCTATCCTCTGCACAAAATGGCAGCGGCGTAGCCCTGTCTGTGTTTCCATGGGTGCCACTAGTGAGCTTATCGGCATTTGCGGTCGCGAGTGGTTACTTGATGAGTTTGATTCCATTGGCGTTAATGCCGCTTGGGATGCCAGCGGAATTGGCCGCTTGGCTGGCGAGCGCCTTTTATGCGGGACTATTGTTCGGTGCTTTGTGGAGCGCCCGTATCGTTGCGCGTATGGGGCATCGTCAGGCATTAGTTTTGTTTATGAGTGTGGTGTTGCTGTCTATTGCCGCGATGGCAACGATCAAAGCACAGGGCGTATGGCTAGTGTCACGATTTGTGGCCGGTATCGCGGTCGCAGGCGTGTTTGTCACCATTGAGTCATGGTTACTGATCGCGGATTCTGATCGTCAGCGCGCCAAGCGTTTAGGCTTTTACATGGCAGCCTTATATGGCGGTAATGCCTTGGGTCAGTTGGGCGTCGGTTATGTCGGTGTGACAGGGGCCCAGCCTTATTGGTTGATTGGTAGCTTGGTCACGGCAGCGATTATCGTGCCCTTATTTATGCGTCATGGTGAGCCATCGCAGGCGATGATGGGCGCTGTTGAACACTCGGGCACCTTAGGAGCCATTCGTAAAGCTGCCTATATTGCCTGTATCGTGTCGGGGCTCACGTTAGGCGCGATCTATGGGTTATTACCCCTTTATCTTGCTGAACGTGTCGACGATCACCAACAGATTGGGGCAATGATGGCGTTAGTCATTATGGGCGGCATGGGTGTTCAGCCGTTATTGGGTGCCATCTCGACGAGAGTCAATCGAGTCCTGTTGATGTTCTATTTCTGTGTGGTGGGATTGCTTGCCGTGGCCACCATTACACTTGCTAACAGCAACGTGTGGCTTGGTGTTGGACTCGTGATGCTTGGTAGTGCCGTGTTTGCCATTTATCCTACCGCGATTGCTTATGCGTGTGCCACGTTGGCACCGGGGAAAATTGTCGCGGCCACTGAGGCGCTTCTCCTCGCGTACAGTGTTGGATCCGTCAGTGGTCCGGTATTCGCGCAGCAAGCATTTTCGGGTGAGCAAGGATTGATGATGTACTTAGCCAGTTGTTTGCTCAGTACGGCGGTGTATATGTGGGTCGCTTACTTAAGAGGACGCCGGCAGATGACTAACTGGAGTGCCGCCTGACAACGGCGAGTGCGAAAAACAACACGCCTCAGAAC includes:
- a CDS encoding MFS transporter; this encodes MNNLSSAQNGSGVALSVFPWVPLVSLSAFAVASGYLMSLIPLALMPLGMPAELAAWLASAFYAGLLFGALWSARIVARMGHRQALVLFMSVVLLSIAAMATIKAQGVWLVSRFVAGIAVAGVFVTIESWLLIADSDRQRAKRLGFYMAALYGGNALGQLGVGYVGVTGAQPYWLIGSLVTAAIIVPLFMRHGEPSQAMMGAVEHSGTLGAIRKAAYIACIVSGLTLGAIYGLLPLYLAERVDDHQQIGAMMALVIMGGMGVQPLLGAISTRVNRVLLMFYFCVVGLLAVATITLANSNVWLGVGLVMLGSAVFAIYPTAIAYACATLAPGKIVAATEALLLAYSVGSVSGPVFAQQAFSGEQGLMMYLASCLLSTAVYMWVAYLRGRRQMTNWSAA
- a CDS encoding energy-coupling factor ABC transporter permease, which encodes MSGWQWGGWLLWAAVLYRTYPPEFFAKLRQETGYQHLAFSSAVVLFALWALQAGIKEGLDIHFLGVTTLALCHGWRIAIWIATVPLALMAVFGFVPVADVGMTALTTAVLPITFSYGIFALSYHYLTRHLFIYIFIAAFIGAALTIVFQLSVTSLWYWLADRHSWQEIVHNYLQIALLMWFPEALLNGMAVTVMAVYRPHWLRTFYDREYLSPER
- a CDS encoding YfbU family protein, with the translated sequence MDMTPAQRLILSNQYQLMCHLDPSNSEKYRRLQTIIERGYGLQMAEVISQFEALCETQCREIIDIMEMHHAIQASYNLLDDANQAALSPRRVQFWGFDAATEGALVHYVRFLVDTEGLYPQFDQGEHRFNSQMPMLEKYRRMLNVWRECPRQFHLSLTEIEQILAA